GAAATATTTAAATATAAAAAAGAGATGTTTTTTATGTTTTGTTATTCTAAAATAACCCGTATATACTGTTCTGAATTAAATAAAAATATGATTTTCTGAGAATAACGATCCTGAATATTTTTTAGATAATTAAAATAATTAGGATTTGCAATCGATTTAAATAAGAAAATATGATTTTTGTTTCTGAATTGTAATTAATGTATTAACATCAATTTTATTCAAAATATCTTGAATTCTATCAATGTTTTTAGTTTTATTTTTTATAGCATTAAATTTTAAAATAAATTTTTTATTTTTGAGAGAAAAGTTAATATTAAATTCAAATAAAGCTATTTTTTTATTACTGTAACTATATTTAAAAATTTTATTTTTTTATTTCGTATAAAAAATAATTGATTAGGTATATTAAAAAAACAATTTTATAATAAGACTGGTACTTATAAGACAAGAAATATATTCTAAAATAATATCAAATCAAGAAATTTTTCTGATTTTTCAATCAATATTATAAAATGATATATTTGAAAAAATAATAGTTCATTGCGAAACAGTTCTAATACTAGCTAAAACTTTCTTCCTTCTCCCCTCAAACCAAAAGTAGTAATTGAATCTAAAAATCTGATAAAAAATGAATTTTACTAGTATTATTAGTATGATGAAAGATTGTAAGAAATAAATCTTTTTTTGGAATCCACTACCATCATCTTGTATTACATTAAAATTCGCTTTTATTATAAAATTAATATTTTTTGTACCAGAATCTATAACTATTTTCTATCATTTCTTTTACTACAGAATCTGATCTATCAATAATTTCTCTGGAAGAAATTTAACTCAATAAATCAGTTGAAAATACACGAATAGATATTTTTTGATATTCTAATTTTGAATTAAAAAAATACATTCAATCAAAATTATTATATAAAATTATATGATTCTATTTCTTTTAATTCTTTTACAATTGTATTGTATGATGAAATAATAGAATATATTCCTTCTTCATTTAAACTAGCACTACAAATTTTTATTAATGTTTTTTTTATTCCTATTTTTTTTATTAAAGATGAAATTTTTATAGATTCTAAATCATTTGGATTACAGTAATGCAATGCTGCTGCTGCACCTTTAGATAAATGAGAATACGGTAATTTATATTGAATACTATCTAAAATAGGCTTAATTAAACGTTCTTCTTTTCCCAATTTTTGAATGGGGTTACGTGCTATTCGTTCTAAACAATCTGATAAAATAGAATTTTCAAAACGAAAAAAAATTTTTTTAATATAATCTAAGTGATCATTTTGATTTAAATTATAACGTTTGATTAATATTGCACCACTTTCTTGCATAGCACTCTGAACAATAATACGTATTTTTGGATCTTTAATAGCTTCTTGTATCGTTCTGTATTTTTTTATTAATCCAAGATAAGCTGCAATAGCATGTCCAGTATTTAATGTAAATAGTTTTCGTTCTATAAAAAGATTTAAATTATCGCTGAATTGCATATCAATAATTTTTGGTATTGTACCTTTAAATTGGTGAATATTAACAATCCATTCTTTAAATTCTTCTGCGATAACAAATAAATCACATTTATTATAATTAACTAGCGGAATGATCGTATCAATACTACAATCTATAAATCCTACACATTCACTTAAATAATTATGATATCTTATAGGTAATATTTTCAAAACTTCTTTTTTTAAAAAAGAACTTGCTTTTATTTTATTTTCACAAGCAATAATATTTAAAGGTATTACTGATTCATTTTGCACTTTTAATATTATTCCTTTTGCTATAATATTAGCAAGGTTATTGAGTGCATTCACACCTACTGCTGTTGTAATTAAGTCAACTGAAGAGATTTTTTTAAAAATATCTAAATCATTTACATTAATAGCAGTTATATTTTTAATATTAGTGATTTTATATCTATTACAACTTACTGTTTTAACTGAATATTCTTTATTATTATTAATTGCATTTACTATATCTTGATTAAGATCTGCAAAAATAACTTCAAATCCAGATTCTGATAACGTTTTGCCAATAAAACCACGTCCAATATTACCTGCGCCAAAATGGAGTGCTTTCATAAATCGATCCAATAAAATATTATATTGAAAATTAAAATAAAATTAAATTTATTTAATAGTTAATAATTCTAAAACTTCATTTATACTAGTAGTAGTAGATAATTTTTGAATAGTTTTTTGATTATCTAAAGCATTAGTGATATTACTTACTACCATAATATGTTCGTTATTTTTTGCCGCAATACCAATAACAAGATAAGCAATTTCATCTATTTCTTCTCCAAATTGAACACCTTTAGGAAATTGACAAAAAATTATTCCTGTTTTTAAAACAGAATCTTTTGATTCAATTGTTCCGTGCGGTAATGCTATTGATTCTCCAAGCCAAGTAGAAGACATTTTTTCTCTTTCTAACATAGATTCAATATAATTCTCTTTAACATAACCTTGCGTAACAAGTTGTTTTCCAACAATTTTAATAGCTTCTTCTTTACTATCAGCATATTGATTGAGTAAAATATTTTTTTCAGTCAATTGGAATAAACTAAATGATTGTTTCTTATTATCATTATCTGTAATACGGACATGATCAATATTTTGATTAATATTGATAGTATTAGTATGTTTGATTAATTTTTCTATTAAATTATCATAAAAATTATTATTAAGAAAGTTTTTTAAAGAGATATGCTGCGCATATGGTGCATATTTTTGAGCACGAGATGTTAAATTTTGATGTGTAATAACTAAATCTGTTTTTTTTGGTAATAAATTAATAGCTGTATTTAAAACAGAAATATAATTTAAATTAGCTTTTTTTATTTTTTTTCGTAGAATACTTGCACCTAATGCACTAGATCCCATACCAGCATCACAAGCGACAATAATACTTTTAATTCCATTAAAATTAATATGATCTAAATTATTTTTCAAAGATAAGGGATTAAAATTATTTTTATACTCTACTTTATACAGATCAAAATTAAATTTTAAAAATAATGCAGAACTGATAAAAGAAACTAAAAAAGAACAAAAAATAGCTAGAATATTAGCTAAATAACAACCTTTCGGAGTCATAGCTAAAATAGATAACACAGAACCTGGTGATGCTATAGAAATTAAACCACCTTTTAGAAAAACTAGCAAAAAAATACCACTCATTCCACCTAAAATAAGAGAAATAATTAATTTTGGTTTAATTAAAATGTAAGGAAAATAAATTTCATGTACTCCTCCTAAAAATTCAATGATTGCAGCTCCTCCTGAAGATTTACGTAAATCGCCTTTTCCAAAAAAAAACCATGCTATTAATACACCTAATCCTGGACCAGGATTCGATTCGATTAAAAAAAATATAGACATATGATTTTTAGATGCTTCTTGAATACCTAAAGGTGAAAAAATTCCATGATTCATCGCATTGTTTAAAAAGAATATTTTAGCTGGTTCTATAATAATAGAAGTAAAAGGTAATAAATGATAATACATTATAATTTTTATTAATCTTTCTAGCACATGAGATAACCATTGAATAAATGGTCCAATTGTAAAAAATGAAATAATTGATAACAATATTCCTATTATTGCAATAGAAAAATTATTTACTAACATTTCAAAACCATTTTTAACTTTATTTTCTATTTTTTTGTCAAAATATTTTATAATCCAACCACTTAAAGGTCCTACAATCATTCCACCTAATAACATTGGCATATTAGTACTAGTAATAACTCCTATAGTGGCTATAGCACCAACTAATCCTCCTCTAGAAGAAGAAATTAAATTTCCTCCAGTATATCCAATTAAAATAGGTAAAAGATAAAAAACCATTGGAAACAGTAATTGCTCTAAATTTTTGTTAGGTTGCCATCCCAATGGAACAAATAAAGCACTCATTATCCCCCATGCAATAAAAATACTGATATTAGGCATAATCATGCTACTTAAAAACTGACCGAAATTCTGTATTTTTAATTTAATTGATATTAACATAGTCAACACTCATATTCCTATCATAAATAATATAATAAATAAATAGAATATTAAAATATTTTTCAAAATGTTATGTAAAAACAAATTAACTCATTTAATATTCTAAAAAAATATTTAACCAATTTTAATATAAAAAATTTTTTTTTGTATATTTCAAATAATAAAGTTTTTATATGATTGATAATAAATTCGGTTATATACTAAAAAATTTATAAAAATTAATAAGACCTTGAGTCGAAGAATCATAATTTTTATTATAAATATTACTTTTTAAATCATTATAAATATTTTTAGATATTTTTTTTCCTATTTCCACACCCCATTGATCAAAACTAAAAATATTCAATATATAACCTTGAACAAAAATTTTATGTTCGTATAAGGCAATTAATGCACCTAAATTATAAGGAGTAATTTTTCTTATTAAAATTGAATTTGTTGGTTGATTTCCTTTACATATTTTAAAAGGTAAAATATCATTAATTTCTTTTTGACTTTTTTGAGAAAATATTAAATCTTTTATTGCTTCATCTTTAGTTGTTCCAAATGCTAATGCTTGTGTTTGAGCTAAAAAATTAGATATTAATTTAATATGATGATCATCTAAATCATTATGTGATATAATCGGAGCGATAAAATCACAAGGAATTAATTTAGTACCTTGATGTATTAATTGATAAAATGCATGTTGACCATTTGTTCCTGGCTCACCCCAAATAATAGGACCTGTTTGATAAGATATTTTTTTTCCGTTTCTATTAACAGATTTACCATTTGATTCCATATTAGATTGTTGAAAATATGCTGAAAAACGGTGCATATATTGATCATATGGAAGTATTGCTTCTGTTTCAGAGCCAAAAAAATTACTATACCAAATACTGATTAAAGATAACAATACTGGAATATTTTTGCTGTAATCAGTATTATAAAAATGATTATCCATAGCACAAGCACCATCTAAAAATTTTTCAAAATTATTAAATCCAATAGATAATACAATCGATAAACCAGCCGAAGACCATAATGAAAAACGTCCACCTACCCAATCCCAAAATTCAAAAATATTATTTATATTAATTCCAAAATTTAAAGCATTTTTAATATTTGCTGACAAAGCAAAAAAATGTTTATCTAAAGTCGTTTCATTTTTTGAATAATTTAAAAACCATTTTTTTGCACTATATGCATTAGTGATAGTTTCATCAGTTGTAAATGTTTTAGAAGCTATTAAAAAAATAGTTTTTTCAGGATTGACTTTTGTTAAAACTTTTAAAAGATGACTACTATCTATATTAGAAACAAAATGTATATTTAAATGATTTTTATAGGGATAAAGTGCTTCACTAACCATATACGGTCCTAAATCAGATCCACCAATACCAATATTTACAACATCTGAAATAGATTTACCTGTATAACCCGTCCATTTTCCATCAATAACGTCTTGTGAAAAATTTTTCATCTTTTTTAATAAACGATTTATATCTAACATAATATTTTTATTATTAACTATTATAGGACGATTGGATCTATTACGTAATGCTACATGCAATACAGAGCGATCTTCTGTATGATTTATTTTCGCACCAGAAAACATTAATTTTATTGCAGATTTTACATCAGTTTCTTTAGCTAAATTTATTAAATACATTAATGTTTCATCAGTAATCCTATTTTTTGAAAAATCAACTAACATATCTTTTTGAAAAATAATTGAAAATTTTTTGAATCGATTAACATCATCAGCAAATAGTTCTTTTAAATGAATATTTTTTATTTTTTCAAAATGATTTTGCAAATATTGATACGATTTAGTATTGTTAAAATTAATATTTTTCATCAACAAATTTATATCTCCTTATAATCTTGTTTATATTTTTTTTTAAAATATTTTTTAAATAAGTCAGTAATTTATCAATTTTTATATTATATTCTATTCGTAAAATTTTTAAACAAAATATATTTCTTATTAAAAAAAATTTATAAAAAAATTTATATATAATATAAAATAACTTATAAATAAAATATATGAAAAAATATATGAAAAAAAATAAAAATAATTTAATTTGGATTGATTTAGAAATGACTGGTTTAAATCCTAATATACATCGTATTATTGAAATTGCTACGTTAATCACAGATAATCATTTAAATATTCTCGCAGAAGGACCTGTTATTTCAATAAGTCAAAAAAAAGAACATATTTTTCATATGGATCAATGGAATAAAAAAACACATACAAAAAATGGATTAATAGAATCCGTAAAAAATAGTACATATAATGAAAGAACAGCAGAACTTGAAACTATAATATTTTTAAAAAAGTGGGTACCCATACACTCATCTCCTATTTGTGGAAACAGTATCGCTCAAGATCGTAAATTTTTACTTCATTATATGCCTGAATTAGAAAATTTTTTTCATTATAGAAACATAGATGTTAGTACAGTTAAAGAATTATTTTATAGATGGAATACAACAATCTTAAAAAAATTTCAAAAAAAAAACATACATAGAGCATTAGCAGATACTTATGAATCCGTTGCAGAATTGAATTTCTACAAACAATATTTTTTGAAATTTTAATAAAAAATATTTTTAAAAAGAAAGCTTGAAAAATATATTTTATAAATATAAAATAAAACTTACATTGCGGGAATAGCTCAGTTGGTAGAGTACAACCTTGCCAAGGTTGGGGTCGCGAGTTCGAATCTCGTTTCCCGCTCCAATCAAACATAAAAATATACTTATAAGTTATATATATTATAATAATATAAATAATATATATTAAAATAAATTAAAAATTAAATAATCTTATAAAATTATCAAAATATAAGATACCATTATTAAAAAAGAATCATTAATTAGGTAATTGAGAATTTATATCTAAAATATTTAGAATAAATTAAATATTTTAATATAATTAAATTTGATATATTGATATAATTAATAAAAAAAATTTTTTAAAAATATAAAAATGTTTATAGATTCTAAACAAAAAAAAATATATTTTAAGAAAATCAAATGATTTAAGAAAATTAGATGAACTTATAAACACATCAAAAACAATCGATAATATTTTTTTCAAAACAAACTATTTAAATTAAGAGAAATAAAGTCACTTATATAATCCAATTGTAATGTAGTAATGTAATCTATAAAAATTATTTTCAAAATATTTATAATTAATTATAAAAACATTAATTAAAAGAACTTATAGAAATAGTATATATAAAAAATTCTAAAATTATTTGAACTTATAAACTTATTAAAATCTATTTTAATGACTTTAAATTAATCAAAAATAGTTATATCAAATAATCTATCAATAAAATCTGTCAATAAAATAATAATTATTTATTAAGCATCTTAATGTTAAGATATAAGATGCTTAAATCTTAAAGAATAAATTTATCTTAACTCTTTCTTACATTTTAAAACGTTTTTTAAATCTTTCAACACGACCTCCTGTATCGACAACTCTTTGCTTTCCTGTGTAAAAAGGATGACATTTTGCACATATATCTAAATTTAGATTATGATTAATAGTAGAAAAAATTTCAATGATATTTCCACAAGAACAAGTAGCTGTTACTTTAGTATAATCAGGATGAATTTTTTTTTTCATATGAAACATTCCTATAATTAATTATAAATATCTATCTTAATATTATTTATCATTTATAATATTAATCTCTATTATAATATCATTAATTTTGATGTTCAAAACTTAAAAATTTGTTATTTTAATCGATTATATAAAGAAAAATAATGTATAAAAATAAAAAAAAAATACTTCTATAAATTTTAATAAAAAAAAAAATAAAAATAAAAAATTCTATTTATTATATTTTATTTTTATATGCATGTTTATTTTTTTTGTTTTTTCTAATTTACATCTTTACTTTTCTTCTGAACAAAAAAATATAAAAATTATTCATGAAAATAAAAATGATGATTTTAAACCTTCTCAAATAACAGAAAAATGGAAATATATTAAAAAATTAAAAAATTTATAGAATATTATTTTAATCTAACGATTTAAAATAATTTTACTAATTTAACATTTTTTTAAAAATATTTGAAAGCATTCAAAAAAATATATCAAATAATCATATGCTATTTTATAAAATAGTTAATCACATCTTATAGTAAGATATTTTTTTGTACAAAAAATATAAGAAAT
The DNA window shown above is from Buchnera aphidicola (Macrosiphoniella sanborni) and carries:
- a CDS encoding mannitol-1-phosphate 5-dehydrogenase, whose amino-acid sequence is MKALHFGAGNIGRGFIGKTLSESGFEVIFADLNQDIVNAINNNKEYSVKTVSCNRYKITNIKNITAINVNDLDIFKKISSVDLITTAVGVNALNNLANIIAKGIILKVQNESVIPLNIIACENKIKASSFLKKEVLKILPIRYHNYLSECVGFIDCSIDTIIPLVNYNKCDLFVIAEEFKEWIVNIHQFKGTIPKIIDMQFSDNLNLFIERKLFTLNTGHAIAAYLGLIKKYRTIQEAIKDPKIRIIVQSAMQESGAILIKRYNLNQNDHLDYIKKIFFRFENSILSDCLERIARNPIQKLGKEERLIKPILDSIQYKLPYSHLSKGAAAALHYCNPNDLESIKISSLIKKIGIKKTLIKICSASLNEEGIYSIISSYNTIVKELKEIESYNFI
- a CDS encoding PTS mannitol transporter subunit IICBA; this translates as MLISIKLKIQNFGQFLSSMIMPNISIFIAWGIMSALFVPLGWQPNKNLEQLLFPMVFYLLPILIGYTGGNLISSSRGGLVGAIATIGVITSTNMPMLLGGMIVGPLSGWIIKYFDKKIENKVKNGFEMLVNNFSIAIIGILLSIISFFTIGPFIQWLSHVLERLIKIIMYYHLLPFTSIIIEPAKIFFLNNAMNHGIFSPLGIQEASKNHMSIFFLIESNPGPGLGVLIAWFFFGKGDLRKSSGGAAIIEFLGGVHEIYFPYILIKPKLIISLILGGMSGIFLLVFLKGGLISIASPGSVLSILAMTPKGCYLANILAIFCSFLVSFISSALFLKFNFDLYKVEYKNNFNPLSLKNNLDHINFNGIKSIIVACDAGMGSSALGASILRKKIKKANLNYISVLNTAINLLPKKTDLVITHQNLTSRAQKYAPYAQHISLKNFLNNNFYDNLIEKLIKHTNTININQNIDHVRITDNDNKKQSFSLFQLTEKNILLNQYADSKEEAIKIVGKQLVTQGYVKENYIESMLEREKMSSTWLGESIALPHGTIESKDSVLKTGIIFCQFPKGVQFGEEIDEIAYLVIGIAAKNNEHIMVVSNITNALDNQKTIQKLSTTTSINEVLELLTIK
- the pgi gene encoding glucose-6-phosphate isomerase, which translates into the protein MKNINFNNTKSYQYLQNHFEKIKNIHLKELFADDVNRFKKFSIIFQKDMLVDFSKNRITDETLMYLINLAKETDVKSAIKLMFSGAKINHTEDRSVLHVALRNRSNRPIIVNNKNIMLDINRLLKKMKNFSQDVIDGKWTGYTGKSISDVVNIGIGGSDLGPYMVSEALYPYKNHLNIHFVSNIDSSHLLKVLTKVNPEKTIFLIASKTFTTDETITNAYSAKKWFLNYSKNETTLDKHFFALSANIKNALNFGININNIFEFWDWVGGRFSLWSSAGLSIVLSIGFNNFEKFLDGACAMDNHFYNTDYSKNIPVLLSLISIWYSNFFGSETEAILPYDQYMHRFSAYFQQSNMESNGKSVNRNGKKISYQTGPIIWGEPGTNGQHAFYQLIHQGTKLIPCDFIAPIISHNDLDDHHIKLISNFLAQTQALAFGTTKDEAIKDLIFSQKSQKEINDILPFKICKGNQPTNSILIRKITPYNLGALIALYEHKIFVQGYILNIFSFDQWGVEIGKKISKNIYNDLKSNIYNKNYDSSTQGLINFYKFFSI
- the orn gene encoding oligoribonuclease — translated: MKKNKNNLIWIDLEMTGLNPNIHRIIEIATLITDNHLNILAEGPVISISQKKEHIFHMDQWNKKTHTKNGLIESVKNSTYNERTAELETIIFLKKWVPIHSSPICGNSIAQDRKFLLHYMPELENFFHYRNIDVSTVKELFYRWNTTILKKFQKKNIHRALADTYESVAELNFYKQYFLKF
- the rpmE gene encoding 50S ribosomal protein L31, with amino-acid sequence MKKKIHPDYTKVTATCSCGNIIEIFSTINHNLNLDICAKCHPFYTGKQRVVDTGGRVERFKKRFKM